From the Lolium rigidum isolate FL_2022 chromosome 2, APGP_CSIRO_Lrig_0.1, whole genome shotgun sequence genome, one window contains:
- the LOC124688079 gene encoding protein NRT1/ PTR FAMILY 7.2-like, whose translation MSANEGDMRLRVVVMDGEAAAAAERNAAKEKLIEYTLDGSVDIKGQPAVKGKSGGWLAGGLILVNQGLATMAFFGVNVNLVLFLTRVVQQSNGDAANNVSKWTGTVYMFSLIGAFLSDSYWGRYKTCAIFQAIFVCGLALLSLSTRLYLLLPVGCGTERTPCAPHSGTEMGIFYIALYMIAFGNGGYQPNIATFGADQFDEEDPAEAHSKVSFFSYFYLALNLGSLFSNTFLSYIQDRGSWVLGFWLSTAAAALALLLFLAGTPRYRHSQPCSNPIGSICQVASAACRNWKSGVSPEAEMILYEGDEKTDSSGGKKLLHTKGFRFLDRAALTAMDTDDSACTKPRDQWKLCTVTQVEQVKSILRILPIWLCTILYSVVFTQMASLFVVQGAAMRRTTMLAGFSVPASSMSMFDILTVATTIFLYRRAICPFLARLTGRPTGPTELQRMGLGLVLGAMAMATAGTVEHFRKAAATTANGSDLHIIWQVPQYALIGVSEVMMYVGQLEFFNGEMPDGFKSFGSALCMMSMSLGNYFSDVIVTAVTKATAVQGRPGWIPADLNEGHLNKFYFLLAILSVADFAVYLVFASRYRKIGKVDGRSDDEESYDDEQVAPTTCHA comes from the exons ATG TCTGCGAACGAGGGCGACATGAGGCTGAGGGTGGTGGTCATGGACGGCGAGGCTGCGGCAGCGGCGGAGCGGAACGCCGCCAAGGAGAAGCTGATCGAGTACACCCTGGACGGCTCCGTGGACATCAAGGGGCAGCCGGCGGTGAAGGGCAAGTCCGGAGGGTGGCTCGCCGGAGGCCTGATTCTCG TGAACCAGGGGCTTGCGACGATGGCCTTCTTTGGCGTCAACGTGAACCTGGTGCTGTTCCTGACGAGGGTGGTGCAGCAGAGCAACGGCGACGCCGCCAACAACGTCAGCAAGTGGACCGGCACCGTCTACATGTTCTCCCTCATCGGCGCCTTCCTCAGCGACTCCTACTGGGGACGCTACAAGACCTGCGCCATTTTCCAGGCCATCTTCGTCTGT GGTCTCGCGCTGCTGTCGCTCTCGACGCGCCTCTACCTGCTCCTGCCGGTGGGGTGCGGCACGGAGCGCACGCCCTGCGCGCCGCACTCCGGCACGGAGATGGGCATCTTCTACATCGCGCTCTACATGATCGCCTTCGGCAACGGCGGCTACCAGCCCAACATCGCCACCTTCGGCGCCGACCAGTTCGACGAGGAGGACCCCGCCGAAGCGCACTCCAAGGTCTCCTTCTTCAGCTACTTCTACCTGGCGCTCAACCTGGGCTccctcttctccaacaccttcctcaGCTACATCCAGGACAGAGGCAGCTGGGTACTCGGCTTCTGgctctccaccgccgccgcggccttAGCCCTGCTGCTCTTCCTCGCCGGGACGCCACGCTACCGCCACTCCCAGCCCTGCAGCAACCCCATCGGAAGCATCTGCCAGGTCGCCTCCGCCGCCTGCAGGAACTGGAAGTCCGGCGTGTCGCCGGAAGCGGAGATGATCCTCTACGAGGGCGACGAGAAGACCGATTCCTCCGGCGGGAAGAAGCTTCTGCACACCAAAGGCTTCAG GTTCTTGGACCGAGCAGCTCTCACAGCCATGGACACCGACGACTCGGCGTGCACGAAGCCGCGCGACCAGTGGAAGCTGTGCACGGTGACGCAGGTGGAGCAAGTGAAGAGCATCCTGCGGATCCTCCCCATCTGGCTCTGCACCATCCTCTACTCCGTCGTCTTCACGCAGATGGCGTCGCTTTTCGTCGTGCAGGGCGCCGCCATGCGTAGGACAACCATGCTCGCCGGCTTCTCCGTCCCGGCCTCCAGCATGTCCATGTTCGACATCCTCACCGTCGCCACCACCATCTTCCTCTACCGCCGAGCCATCTGCCCGTTCCTGGCGCGCCTCACGGGCCGCCCGACCGGGCCCACGGAGCTGCAGCGGATGGGCCTCGGCCTGGTCCTGGgtgccatggccatggccaccgCCGGAACCGTCGAGCACTTCAGgaaggccgccgccaccaccgccaacggCAGCGACCTGCACATCATCTGGCAGGTGCCGCAGTACGCGCTCATCGGCGTGTCGGAGGTGATGATGTACGTGGGGCAGCTCGAGTTCTTCAACGGGGAGATGCCCGACGGCTTCAAGAGCTTCGGGAGCGCGCTCTGCATGATGTCCATGTCCCTCGGCAACTACTTCAGCGACGTCATCGTCACCGCCGTCACCAAGGCCACCGCCGTGCAGGGGCGGCCGGGATGGATCCCCGCCGACCTCAACGAGGGCCACCTCAACAAGTTCTACTTCCTGCTCGCCATACTATCCGTTGCCGACTTCGCGGTGTACCTCGTCTTCGCCAGCCGCTACAGGAAGATCGGCAAGGTGGACGGAAGGAGCGATGACGAGGAGAGCTACGACGACGAGCAGGTGGCGCCGACGACATGCCACGCATGA